The Chryseobacterium oranimense genome contains the following window.
AAAGTGACAATGAATAAAAGTCCCAGTTTGATATAATTGAGCCTGGTTTTGTTTTCTCCAAACATGTGGATCAAAAAGCCCAGTCCTAAGAACACAGATGGAATCAGAGTGACAAAGGCTCCCTCTATTACCCCTTCATTCCAAGCTTTGCTGAACGCCTGTGCATCCAATACACTTTGGATTACCGTACTTTTTGCATCAAAACTTTTAAAAAATGCAGAATAAGACGTAGAAATATAAAATGTAAGCAGGTATAAACTGATAGGAATAAGGAGAATAGCACCGATCCAGAATTTTGTGGAAGCCCCTTTTGTTGCTTTTACATTGTATTTTTCCGGATTTCTGGGTAAATCATTGATCTCTGCTTTTAAGCTTTCAATTTTATTTTGATGATCCTCAATCTCCGTGTTTTTATGGGTAAGCTGTTCTTCTTTGGTTTCCAGTGAGACGGTTAATGCTTTGATCTCTGTCTCACGGTTTTTTTGTTCGTTAACGTAAGATTCTTTGAGCTTTTGCTGCTTTTCCACCATTTCTTTTTCCTCATTCTGGAATTTGGAATACACGGCATCCAGGCAAATGAAAAGGGTCGTATGATTTCCGTTGTTTCTGGAGCTGTCTCTATAGCCGGCTTCATGATACGTTCTTTTTCTGCTTTCCTCAGGGGACTCTGCATTAGGGTCAATTTCAGGTTTGGGGGACTCCTCTTTTGGAGTTTCAATGGGAATTGATTTTAATTTGAATAAATTTTTAATATTGGTTGTCATGATCAGTTAGTTTTTTAATTCGTATAAAATATCTGTTTTATTTTTACCGTCTTTTACAGAGGCTATCAGATAATCGACAATCGCTTTTACGTTTTCTTCCAAAAATCCGAACATCCGGACATATTTTTCCATTGCAGAATATTCGTTTGGAGAGACCACTCCGTCTGCCCAGATCATTACCGTGAGGTCATAGAGGTAGTCTAGTTTTTCTTCAATCGTCTGGGGAACGAGTGATTTAAAATTGATGGGATTTAAAAGGATTTCGTCCAGATTTTTAGGTGAAATGCCTCTTTCTTCTGCACATTTATAAAGCATTTTCAGTTCCAGGGCACTGAAATCATCGTCACAAATGGCCATCTGGTAGAGTCTTAAAAAGTGGGCTTTAAGATTTTCAGTAATTTGAATGTTTTCCATGGTTGGATTAATTTTCTCTTGGTTTTTTTGGATTAATAATGACATCCCGGGAATGCAATCTTGGTGGGGCGGGATATATCGTAGGCTCTTCAGGAGTTTCTATGGCTTCTTCCTTTTTTTCTTCCGGTTTTTCAGCAAAAGCAATGAGAAGAAAGAGAATTCCGGTTATAATATCCAAAGGAATCCATATACTTTTTCTATAGAGATAAATAGGAAAAACAGGATTGAAAAGGATAAGGATGAAAAGGAAAATCAGGCTGAAATAATATTGCTTAAAGCGGACTGCATTATACAAAACCAGTAAAGCACCCATGGAGATAAGAATTCTCAAAATAGTATAATATTCTATAGGAAGCCTGAAAATAGCTACGAAACAACAGATCGCACATAGGGTAAGAAAAGGTTTCATGGGATTAAGTTTTAAAATCCGGTCTTGAGATTATATTTGTAATTAAAATTATCTTCAGACATAAAAATGAAAATGAAGAAATCAATCAATGCAATGAAGGCGGGAATAAATGTCCAGCAGAATAACAAATAAAATAATCCCAATTTATTTTGATTTAAATAAAACCTATGAATGCCTAGCCCTCCTAAAAAGAAAGCAAGTATTGCTGCAGTAAATTTCGATTTCATATAGTTAAACTCTTGATAATATCTCGTTCTTTTTACTTTCAAATTCTTCAACAGAAATGATTCCGCTATCCATTAATCCTTTCAGTTTTTGTAAAACAGCAAATGGATCTTCGGCTTCTATAAGCTGTGTAGCAGATTGTGGGGTATGAACAGGCTGTGCTATTATCGGAGTGGCATTATTTACTGTGACTCCACCTGCTGACGCTCTTCTGACCTCAAGATCTTTTTCTCTTCTTACTCCTCTCATTTTCTCTTCAATTTCCTGGGCAAACTGATAAAGTTTTCTGGCTTGGGCTTTTGGGAGATAATCCATCATATTGATGTAATTGCTTACGGTCTTCATTGTAAAAGTAGCCCCTAAAATTCCTTCTTTAATGTGGCAGTCTGCAACATCTACCCAATTATAGTCCTGAAAGTCCATAGATAATCCAAAGTTTTTAGGTCTGCAGAAGATAATTCTTCTGTTGGTAAGTGCTATACAGTCTGGAGAAAAATTGATTGCAGGTTTTTTTTGAACCGCAATATATTCTACAAACTCCTGAGATGTTATAAGATCATTGATTCTTTCTAAAAGCTTTTCAACGGCTTTTGGATCTTGTTCTTCGTTTAAAAATTTCTTTAAATTCATGATGTTTTTGTTTTCAATTTATTTTACATCTTTGTAATAGACATACCCAACTTTTCCGCTTTTTTTCACCTGTACTTTATACCAGGAATCATGCTTGGATAACTGTTTTAATTCTGTGTTTTTTGGAACGGTTTCTATTACTTTAGAGTTTAGAAAAGGCTTTGCATAGATTTTAGTAACTGCAACCCCTGCAAAATACCGGTTGTTGGTATTGATGTTAATTTCATCAATACGGATTTTCGGAGAGCTATAAGATTTATTTTTTTTAGTGTAATGTGAATCCGGATAATAGGCTTTAGACTTCTTTTTCTTTGAGGATGATTTCTTTCCGTAAGAACTACCACTGCATACACCACAGCTTCCCCCGGAAGAACAATGAGCGCAGCCCGTGCAGTTGGAGCAGGCGCTGCAGGATGCAGAACCGGTACATCTTCCGCCGTGATGTAAACTTTCGGAATCAGAAAGATTAAAAGAAAGAGCCGTAAATGTACCTATGCATAGGATGAGTATAGAAATGAATGTTTTCATGGATATTAGTTTTGGTTAGTTATAATTTTCTAAGGTTTTATGGAGTTCTTCTTTGAAATTATATATTTCATCCAGATTATTCAGAAGTACTTTTTCGCCGGCTTCTTTACCATTGTGGAACGTTTCCAAATATTTGTTGTTGGTATTAAAATGGAAACGGCAGAGAGGTTTTCTGTTGTTATCATCCAATAAAACTCCGAAATAGGATAAAGTATCCCTGTGAGCAATTCTTTGAGAGGGAACTTTCTCTCTCAAAATAGCTTTCACAATCTGAAAGGCTTCCAGTTCCTCTTCGGTGGTTACAATCTTTGAATCATTATTTTCATCAATAGGCTGTGCAGTTTTCATTCCTTCCTCCTGTTTTTCAAGCTGTTCATTAATACTTAAAGCAGATTTCAGTCTGAAACTGATAGACTCGTTGATGGAAGTCGTCAAAGCCTTCCTGGTATATTCCTTAAAAGAGACCATTCTGTTGGCTGTCATTGGTTTTTCAAAAAATCTGCTGACTAATAATTTAACGAGCTCATCGGAAGGGGTCTCAATTTCTTTTTCAAATTCTTTCCTGATTGCCTTGATGTATTTTAAGGCTTCGGCAGAATCTAAAATACTTTCAAGATTGTAATCTTTTTTGGTAAAACTTTCCAGGATTTTGATGGAACTGTCTTTTAAATCTTCAATATTGATGGTGAAAAATGGCTTCTCATCCATAATATTAGGCTTTTCCAGATCGGTGTAAAAATTATAGATGATCCCATTGGTAAGTACACCAAACCGTGTTTTTGAAACATGATAATACCGGTGAAGCTGGGAATTGTGTGCATCAGCGCTTTCTTTCCAGTGCTTGCATTCTATAATAAAAATAGGTTCATCATTATGCTTAATAACGTAATCTACTTT
Protein-coding sequences here:
- a CDS encoding DUF6804 family protein, which translates into the protein MKPFLTLCAICCFVAIFRLPIEYYTILRILISMGALLVLYNAVRFKQYYFSLIFLFILILFNPVFPIYLYRKSIWIPLDIITGILFLLIAFAEKPEEKKEEAIETPEEPTIYPAPPRLHSRDVIINPKKPREN
- a CDS encoding SH3 domain-containing protein — translated: MKTFISILILCIGTFTALSFNLSDSESLHHGGRCTGSASCSACSNCTGCAHCSSGGSCGVCSGSSYGKKSSSKKKKSKAYYPDSHYTKKNKSYSSPKIRIDEININTNNRYFAGVAVTKIYAKPFLNSKVIETVPKNTELKQLSKHDSWYKVQVKKSGKVGYVYYKDVK
- a CDS encoding PH domain-containing protein, which translates into the protein MNLKKFLNEEQDPKAVEKLLERINDLITSQEFVEYIAVQKKPAINFSPDCIALTNRRIIFCRPKNFGLSMDFQDYNWVDVADCHIKEGILGATFTMKTVSNYINMMDYLPKAQARKLYQFAQEIEEKMRGVRREKDLEVRRASAGGVTVNNATPIIAQPVHTPQSATQLIEAEDPFAVLQKLKGLMDSGIISVEEFESKKNEILSRV
- a CDS encoding TM2 domain-containing protein, whose translation is MKSKFTAAILAFFLGGLGIHRFYLNQNKLGLFYLLFCWTFIPAFIALIDFFIFIFMSEDNFNYKYNLKTGF
- a CDS encoding beta-carotene 15,15'-monooxygenase, whose protein sequence is MTTNIKNLFKLKSIPIETPKEESPKPEIDPNAESPEESRKRTYHEAGYRDSSRNNGNHTTLFICLDAVYSKFQNEEKEMVEKQQKLKESYVNEQKNRETEIKALTVSLETKEEQLTHKNTEIEDHQNKIESLKAEINDLPRNPEKYNVKATKGASTKFWIGAILLIPISLYLLTFYISTSYSAFFKSFDAKSTVIQSVLDAQAFSKAWNEGVIEGAFVTLIPSVFLGLGFLIHMFGENKTRLNYIKLGLLFIVTFIFDAILAYEIESKLYELNKTFDSPPFDLTIAFTKNQFWGIIFAGFIVYIIWGLVFDFVMKEHREKDKIKNEQEIRQKNVLFLMEKINVLKKEIEEILVSIGTTKELIIKTRGRIEELQNIIDGVIIPTKDYKLYASEYVQGWITYIGERIAVSKTEKQIMIDSCIDIYSTNLEDVGANSDSQNLVYLSAL
- a CDS encoding type I restriction endonuclease; translation: MDLKIKLEQLHQKVVGLKEQISTEEATKNAFVMPFIQILGYDIFNPTEVIPEHICDIGTKKGEKVDYVIKHNDEPIFIIECKHWKESADAHNSQLHRYYHVSKTRFGVLTNGIIYNFYTDLEKPNIMDEKPFFTINIEDLKDSSIKILESFTKKDYNLESILDSAEALKYIKAIRKEFEKEIETPSDELVKLLVSRFFEKPMTANRMVSFKEYTRKALTTSINESISFRLKSALSINEQLEKQEEGMKTAQPIDENNDSKIVTTEEELEAFQIVKAILREKVPSQRIAHRDTLSYFGVLLDDNNRKPLCRFHFNTNNKYLETFHNGKEAGEKVLLNNLDEIYNFKEELHKTLENYN